In one window of Stigmatopora argus isolate UIUO_Sarg chromosome 19, RoL_Sarg_1.0, whole genome shotgun sequence DNA:
- the mgat2 gene encoding alpha-1,6-mannosyl-glycoprotein 2-beta-N-acetylglucosaminyltransferase encodes MRFRIYKRKVVLLTVVVVICGLAFWTSGRQRKTKLFVKREELVVRSSSRSSLEGHLPSPVIPAPSRAPIAPVNLTHPERVQEKENKAEANVDNTTSVYRSIVFQLNFDQTIKNEEKFKTARQKDDLVVVVQVHNRPDYLKLLVDSLRNARGVEKILLILSHDFWSPEINKVVNSVDFCQVMQIFFPFSIQLYPQEFPGNDPKDCPRDISKKDALKLGCINAEYPDSFGHYREAKFSQTKHHWWWKLHFTWDRVHVLQGHKGLVLLIEEDHFVSPDFIHMLRLMSALKLEQCRDCDILSLGSYSHVGYNSKANKVEVKAWKSTEHNMGMALNRETYQQLLRCTDTFCTYDDYNWDWSLQHLTVACLPSYWKVMVSEAPRVFHAGDCGMHHKKVACMPASQKTKFENILQSSKNQLFPKNLLITKRLPSNGALGVAPHVKNGGWGDIRDHELCKSYIRLQ; translated from the coding sequence ATGAGATTCCGGATCTACAAGAGAAAGGTGGTGCTACTGACTGTGGTGGTGGTCATATGCGGTCTGGCCTTTTGGACTAGCGGGCGGCAGAGGAAGACTAAGCTGTTTGTAAAGCGAGAAGAGTTAGTGGTGAGGAGTAGCAGTAGAAGTAGCCTCGAAGGCCATTTGCCGTCACCCGTCATTCCCGCACCAAGTAGGGCTCCCATCGCGCCCGTGAACCTGACGCACCCGGAAAGAGTTCAGGAGAAGGAAAACAAAGCCGAGGCCAACGTGGACAACACCACGTCGGTCTACCGCAGCATCGTCTTCCAGCTCAACTTTGACCAGACAATAAAAAACGAGGAGAAGTTCAAGACGGCGCGGCAAAAGGACGATCTGGTCGTCGTGGTCCAAGTTCACAACCGTCCGGATTACCTGAAGCTACTGGTGGACAGTTTGCGCAATGCCCGCGGCGTGGAAAAAATACTGCTGATACTCAGCCACGATTTCTGGTCCCCCGAGATTAACAAAGTGGTGAACTCGGTGGATTTTTGCCAGgtcatgcagatttttttcccctttagcaTCCAGCTGTACCCTCAGGAGTTTCCCGGCAACGACCCCAAGGACTGCCCGAGGGACATCTCCAAAAAAGATGCGTTAAAGCTAGGGTGCATCAACGCGGAGTACCCGGACTCGTTCGGACACTACCGCGAGGCCAAGTTCTCGCAGACCAAGCACCATTGGTGGTGGAAGTTGCATTTTACCTGGGACCGAGTTCACGTCCTCCAGGGCCACAAAGGTCTGGTGCTGCTGATCGAGGAGGACCACTTCGTATCGCCGGACTTCATCCACATGCTGAGGCTGATGTCGGCGCTCAAACTGGAGCAGTGCAGGGACTGCGACATCCTTTCGCTGGGGAGCTACAGCCACGTCGGCTACAACAGCAAAGCCAACAAGGTGGAGGTCAAGGCCTGGAAGTCCACCGAGCACAACATGGGCATGGCCCTGAATCGGGAAACTTACCAGCAGCTCCTCCGCTGCACGGACACCTTCTGCACCTACGACGACTACAACTGGGATTGGTCCCTGCAGCACTTGACTGTAGCGTGCCTACCGTCCTACTGGAAGGTGATGGTGAGCGAGGCCCCCCGCGTCTTCCACGCCGGCGACTGCGGCATGCACCACAAAAAGGTCGCCTGCATGCCAGCCAGCCAGAAGACCAAATTTGAAAACATTCTGCAAAGCAGCAAGAACCAGCTGTTCCCCAAGAACCTCCTGATCACCAAGAGGCTCCCGTCTAACGGGGCC
- the rps29 gene encoding small ribosomal subunit protein uS14, with product MGHQQLYWSHPRKFGQGSRSCRVCSNRHGLIRKYGLNMCRQCFRQYAKDIGFVKLD from the exons ATGGGCCACCAACAGCTCTATTGGAGTCATCCCAGAAAATTTGGACAGGGATCCCGTTCCTG CCGAGTTTGCTCGAACAGACATGGTCTGATCCGTAAATACGGACTCAACATGTGCCGCCAGTGCTTCAGGCAGTACGCCAAGGACATCGGCTTCGTTAAG CTGGATTAA